In Haliscomenobacter hydrossis DSM 1100, the DNA window TGTTGGAAGAACCGTCCAGGGGGTCAAAAACCACCACATATTTAGATGTTTTGGAAGGAATGGGTGCAATCGGCAAAAAGTCTTCAAACTCCTCCGACGCGATGCCACAACACTCTCCACTACTTTTGAGGCACTCGATGAACTTTTCATTGGCGTAGAGGTCGAGTTTTTGCACTTTATCCCCCGAGGAATTGTTTTGGCCATCGGCCTCTCCGAGAATGTTGACCAGACCCGCTTTGTTGACTTCCCGGTTGACGATCTTGGCGGCCACGCCGATGTCGCGCAGCAAACCAGTCAATTCTCCCGAGGCAAAAGGGAAGTCCATCTGCCGACGGATGATGAATTCATCGAGGGTAATGATGCGGTTCATAGGTGTGGCGGTTTTGGTTGGTGCAAAGGTAGGAAAAAGTGTGGGTCTGTGGGGGCATTCCTTACCCTGTAGTATTCTTCACAACGCTAAGCAATTCTTTTGCCTTGGTACCACAAAGAAGGAATCGCTTTGCTGTCATCCTCCATTTTTAAGCGCACCAGTTTAAAAATGCGTTCCAGGGGATTGTTGCTGACCAACAGGCGGTAAAAATCCTTGGAAAATTTAATCGCCACATCATCTTTGATGGGTCGTAGCATCCCCACTACAGGGATACCCTGTTCCGAAATGGCTTTGGCCTGGGAAGCCGACCAGCAAGAATTCAACACCACACATTTGACCCCTATTTCCGCAAATAAAGCAAACATTTCAGACAAGTACGCTGTCTTGAGGGTAGCGGCATTGCCCGTAGCGTGGTCGATGGTTTCGAGGCCACCCGTGCGACCATGTCCGGAGTAATGGATGATTTGCGGCTGCAAATGAGAAACCGCGTCGATCATGCCATCTTTGTCTACGTGCGGATAAATGTCGATGAACAAGTCTTTGCCAAAAGACTCGGTTTTTACGTTGTTGCTTTCTTTGTTCACGTCCAGGGTGCTCAGATTTTTGGGGCTGGCAGTCATAAAGAGCACCTTGATTTGGTCGTTATCCCCTTTGGGCACAACTAGAGTGCCGTCAAATGGTTCTACCGGGATTTCCGGCCATTCCTCGGGTATCTCCAGGGTATCGCGGGTAGTATCGCGGGTAGTATCGCGCACCTCATCGTTACCGCTTCCTCTGTCCTGATTTTGTGGAGCACTTTCTTGGTTCGATATGTTCACGATTTCATCACACAATCCCAGGGCGGTTACTACTATTTTGGAATTGCTGGTGCGTTCTTCATTTCCATCGATGATCCCCAACATCTTTTCCCGCTTCAATTTTGAATAGTCATTTTTTAATTTGAGGACCACGTTTTTTAGATCCTGGTTCGGGGCGGCTTGCAGTAATTGAGCCAAGGCTTCTTCGGTACGCGCCTGGGCAATGAGGTCTTTGATGTGTTGCATGTCCTGCTGTGATTTTGTAGGTTGTATGGCTTCAGGGGATGGAACCCCGGTTTTTGACGATTTGATTCCTTCCAGGGGATATTCTTCCTGGTCCAATGTTTCAAACACCAATTTTTCGTTGCGCTGTAAAAAGGGCAACAAAGGTGCTACCGGCACATCCACTCCGTTTTCGGCTTCAATTTCGGACTTGTGTTGTTTTTCTTCTAGCTTTTTCAGGGAAACAAAGTTTTTGCCATCGGCGCTGACACTTTCTTCGCCGGGGCTGTCTTGCAGTTTTTCGAGCAGGTTGCGCACCTTGTGCAGCAGTGGGAGGCTTTGGGGGGTAATGCGTACGAGGATCTCGCGGTCGCTGGCCTCCACTTGCACCATTTGTTCCCCACTTTTTAACAAGATACCGCTGCGCCACACACAATCCTCTACGTCATTTACCAGGGCCTGGGTTTTGACAATAAAACTTTGCATCACGCCGTAGTGCAAAAACCGATGTTGGTACCGCAAGTACAATACCCCAGCTTGCTGATTCCAAAGCATGTCCAGGGTTTTGCTGGGGTTTTCCGGAAGCAATTGGGGAAAGATGAAACTGCGTTCAGCAAAGGGGGTGTTGTATTTTTTTTCCAGGGTAGTTTCAAAACACATGTCGCAACTCAGGATAAAACTAAGAAAAAGTTCTTGCTCTGCCGCCGAGTTGTCTTCCCAAACCTCTTGCAAATCCTGCCCACTGATGCGGCCTTCTTGTGCTACAAACTGGTGATAAAACCCGCCTTTCCCCCGTTTAAAAATGCTGTACACCGCATTGATGGCCCATTGCTGATCGAGGATGATTTCGTTGTGGAACAAGCCGGACTGGTAAAACACCACTCCAGATTTGACCAGCCAGTTGCGCAAACGTTCCTCTGGATTGGGCAAGCCCTGCGCCATGTCCAGGTATTTTTTCATGGAAATGGTCTTGATGTTTTGCCGCTGCAAGTTCCGCAATTCCTCGCGGAGTTGGTAATACCCGATGGGGATTCGGGTCATGCGGGTGACTTTTTTGACCGCTTTTTCCAGGTGAAAAATCAATTCATCGTAGCCGTTGTGCTCGGAATTGGGTTCCTTGGAATCAATTTGCAAAAATTTGATCGCCGGGTTGACGGCCTCCAGTTGCACGAGTTCCGCTGGTCTGTAAATGCCATCCTCGTGGACCCTCGTTTGGGTGACAATGATGGGGGGATTTTTGCCGAGGGTTTTGGCGTAATCCAGCCAATAGCCCAGGTGGTAATTGCGGTAAGCGACCATTTTCCCTTTTTCTTCGCGATGAGTGTACTTCTCGCTTTGGGTCTCCTTGTTCCAGGCCAGCAGGTAGACCACCTCCGACTGCATGAACAGGCGGTGGGTGGCGTGGTAAATGTCCTGCCCGGCAAAATCCCACAACTGCAAGGCGTAAATCCCCAAGGGATAAGGCTCAATGACGATGCCATCGGTAGAGAGCCACGCTTGCTCAAATTGTTGCTCCAGGAGCCGCTTGACAATGTTGGATTTTCCAGCCTTGCCATCGCCAATCAGCAGCACTTTGCACTCGTTGTCTTTGACGGCACCTCCGACCAAAGATTGAAAATAAGCTTCGATAAAAGGCAGGCTATTGGCGGTGTCATCTTCGTCCAGCTTGCCCGACAAATACGTACCCAGGGGGTTATTGGCCAGGTACAGGGTTTTTAAATTGGGGTATGGATCGAGCCAGGTTTCCCGCAAGTCGATCAGCTGGTTGTTGCGCAAATGCAAAATTTCCAGCTTCGGTACTTCCCCCGCACAGTGGATGGATTCCAGTTGATTGTCGTTGAGGTAGAGGTACAACAGATTGTCTAGCCCGGCGGGCAACACGATGTTCGTCAGTTGATTTTCGCTCAAATCCAAAAACTCCAGCGCCGGGCAGGTGCCCTGAAACTGGATTTTTTGCAATTTGTTCTTTTGCAGGTATAATTTTTGCAAGGCATCCAGCCCGGCGGGCAGCGTCAGGGTACTCAGCGCGCATTCACTTACATCGGCGTATTCCAGTTGGGGCAAGGCCAAAGCATTGTCAAAGGTAAGTTCCTCTAAATCTGCACATTCATACAAATGCAGGGATTGCAGCGCCGACATACTGGCTGGGAAATGGATGCTTTTAAGGGGGGTACGCCCCAGATTGAGTACTTCCAGCGTCTCAAAATCTGCGGCAAAATTTATTTCCGTAATGGCGGTTCCCGCCAGATTGAGGCCAATCAAACGCCCGGCAGCGTCCAGGGTATAGGTGCAAGGGTAGTCATCACTCGCGACGTTGTCCAGCTCGGCTTCGTGGTGAAGTTCCAGGTTCCAGGTTTCGGCAAGGTGTTGTAGGCTGCGGGGTAGTGGGTTCATGTGTTGCTGGTTATGCTTGGCGGAGCTAAAATAGTGTTTTTATTGTAATAACTTACATTACGCGGTCCCTGTAACGTCGAGGGTTATTAAAGGTATCAATTTTTAGAAGCAGCTGCGCCGCTTGATTTTTAACACGACGGCGCGACGAAACGACGACGCGACGATAGCTACCGCTACAACCCGACGCATGGCGTCGGGTTCACGAAGTGCCTAGCGCGGAGAACCGTCGCGTCGTCGTTTCGTCGCGCCGTCGTGTTAAAAAAAGATTTGGCGAAGCCGAATCAAGAAAATCGTTGTATTTCTGAATGTATTACGCTCGGCCTTATCAGGACTACGTTGAGGTAAAAAATCCCCACTTGCTG includes these proteins:
- a CDS encoding COR domain-containing protein — its product is MNPLPRSLQHLAETWNLELHHEAELDNVASDDYPCTYTLDAAGRLIGLNLAGTAITEINFAADFETLEVLNLGRTPLKSIHFPASMSALQSLHLYECADLEELTFDNALALPQLEYADVSECALSTLTLPAGLDALQKLYLQKNKLQKIQFQGTCPALEFLDLSENQLTNIVLPAGLDNLLYLYLNDNQLESIHCAGEVPKLEILHLRNNQLIDLRETWLDPYPNLKTLYLANNPLGTYLSGKLDEDDTANSLPFIEAYFQSLVGGAVKDNECKVLLIGDGKAGKSNIVKRLLEQQFEQAWLSTDGIVIEPYPLGIYALQLWDFAGQDIYHATHRLFMQSEVVYLLAWNKETQSEKYTHREEKGKMVAYRNYHLGYWLDYAKTLGKNPPIIVTQTRVHEDGIYRPAELVQLEAVNPAIKFLQIDSKEPNSEHNGYDELIFHLEKAVKKVTRMTRIPIGYYQLREELRNLQRQNIKTISMKKYLDMAQGLPNPEERLRNWLVKSGVVFYQSGLFHNEIILDQQWAINAVYSIFKRGKGGFYHQFVAQEGRISGQDLQEVWEDNSAAEQELFLSFILSCDMCFETTLEKKYNTPFAERSFIFPQLLPENPSKTLDMLWNQQAGVLYLRYQHRFLHYGVMQSFIVKTQALVNDVEDCVWRSGILLKSGEQMVQVEASDREILVRITPQSLPLLHKVRNLLEKLQDSPGEESVSADGKNFVSLKKLEEKQHKSEIEAENGVDVPVAPLLPFLQRNEKLVFETLDQEEYPLEGIKSSKTGVPSPEAIQPTKSQQDMQHIKDLIAQARTEEALAQLLQAAPNQDLKNVVLKLKNDYSKLKREKMLGIIDGNEERTSNSKIVVTALGLCDEIVNISNQESAPQNQDRGSGNDEVRDTTRDTTRDTLEIPEEWPEIPVEPFDGTLVVPKGDNDQIKVLFMTASPKNLSTLDVNKESNNVKTESFGKDLFIDIYPHVDKDGMIDAVSHLQPQIIHYSGHGRTGGLETIDHATGNAATLKTAYLSEMFALFAEIGVKCVVLNSCWSASQAKAISEQGIPVVGMLRPIKDDVAIKFSKDFYRLLVSNNPLERIFKLVRLKMEDDSKAIPSLWYQGKRIA